A DNA window from Vigna angularis cultivar LongXiaoDou No.4 chromosome 1, ASM1680809v1, whole genome shotgun sequence contains the following coding sequences:
- the LOC108345456 gene encoding LOB domain-containing protein 4 isoform X1: MKDGGRKQGAPSPCAACKLLRRRCAQDCVFAPYFPADEPHKFANVHRVFGASNVNKMLQELQNVVLSPKVRVKHNTKRNLTSNELPEHQRGDAVSSMVYEANARVRDPVYGCVGAISSLQQQIDVLQTQLAVAQAEAVHLRVRQNASLYSPTSPTNTASPSSKIIHSQPKPIFDIDMDMVVDHTTYTDSIW; encoded by the exons ATGAAAGATGGAGGTAGGAAGCAGGGTGCACCCTCACCCTGTGCTGCATGCAAGCTCCTTAGGAGAAGGTGTGCTCAGGATTGTGTTTTTGCTCCTTATTTTCCTGCTGATGAACCCCACAAGTTTGCCAATGTTCACAGAGTCTTTGGTGCCAGCAATGTCAATAAGATGCTTCAG GAGCTTCAAAACGTGGTTTTGTCACCAAAAGTCAGGGTCAAGCACAACACAAAGCGAAACTTAACAAGCAAC GAGTTACCAGAGCATCAGAGAGGAGATGCAGTGAGCAGCATGGTGTATGAGGCAAATGCAAGAGTGAGGGACCCTGTGTATGGGTGTGTGGGGGCCATTTCATCTCTTCAGCAACAGATTGATGTGTTGCAGACCCAATTGGCAGTGGCTCAAGCCGAAGCAGTGCATCTCAGAGTGCGTCAGAATGCATCTCTCTACAGCCCCACTAGCCCTACCAACACTGCTTCTCCATCTTCCAAGATCATTCACTCACAACCCAAACCTATTTTTGACATCGACATGGACATGGTCGTCGACCACACCACCTACACTGATTCAATCTGGTGA
- the LOC108345456 gene encoding LOB domain-containing protein 4 isoform X2, protein MKDGGRKQGAPSPCAACKLLRRRCAQDCVFAPYFPADEPHKFANVHRVFGASNVNKMLQELPEHQRGDAVSSMVYEANARVRDPVYGCVGAISSLQQQIDVLQTQLAVAQAEAVHLRVRQNASLYSPTSPTNTASPSSKIIHSQPKPIFDIDMDMVVDHTTYTDSIW, encoded by the exons ATGAAAGATGGAGGTAGGAAGCAGGGTGCACCCTCACCCTGTGCTGCATGCAAGCTCCTTAGGAGAAGGTGTGCTCAGGATTGTGTTTTTGCTCCTTATTTTCCTGCTGATGAACCCCACAAGTTTGCCAATGTTCACAGAGTCTTTGGTGCCAGCAATGTCAATAAGATGCTTCAG GAGTTACCAGAGCATCAGAGAGGAGATGCAGTGAGCAGCATGGTGTATGAGGCAAATGCAAGAGTGAGGGACCCTGTGTATGGGTGTGTGGGGGCCATTTCATCTCTTCAGCAACAGATTGATGTGTTGCAGACCCAATTGGCAGTGGCTCAAGCCGAAGCAGTGCATCTCAGAGTGCGTCAGAATGCATCTCTCTACAGCCCCACTAGCCCTACCAACACTGCTTCTCCATCTTCCAAGATCATTCACTCACAACCCAAACCTATTTTTGACATCGACATGGACATGGTCGTCGACCACACCACCTACACTGATTCAATCTGGTGA
- the LOC108345437 gene encoding cyclin-T1-4 yields the protein MAGLMPGELPNHGPSDGNSGKSSKDKQEESLGRWYMSRKEIEEHSPSRKDGIDLKKETYLRKSYCTFLQDLGMRLKVPQVTIATAIIFCHRFFLRQSHAKNDRRTIATVCMFLAGKVEETPRPLKDVILVSYEIIHKKDPAAAQRIKQKEVYEQQKELILLGERVVLATLAFDLNVQHPYKPLVEAIKKFNVAKNALAQVAWNFVNDGLRTSLCLQFKPHHIAAGAIFLAAKFLKVKLPSDGEKVWWQEFDVTPRQLEEVSNQMLELYEQNRIPPAQGSEVEGSAGGTRSATKAPALNEDQASKQISSQAPQHSSVERTVVPQRGTENQSNDGSAEMGSDITDHKMDLDNRESQNSEQLTQKENKREMSNRSKSGSERIVAGDQERMVGTKEGAEVGRRDESALYNTGSNGGRNMERREGPISHSPKEAIKMIDKDKVKAAMEKRRKERGEMTVKKDVMDEDDLIERELEDGVELAVEDEKNKRERRQNWSKHDGEDHHGKNHEENRDGRHTSMKGQFQKDMDEENAEEGEMIDDASSSLNNRKRKMGSPPPGKQPEMKKRPDSSYHNDPAE from the exons ATGGCAGGACTTATGCCTGGAGAGTTGCCAAATCATGGACCATCTGATGGCAACTCGGGTAAAAGTTCTAAAGACAAGCAGGAGGAATCGTTAGGTCGCTGGTATATGTCtagaaaagaaatagaggaaCATTCCCCATCAAGAAAAGATGGGATTGACTTGAAGAAAGAGACATATCTGCGCAAGTCATACTGCACATTCTTGCAGGATTTAGGCATGAGACTTAAAGT GCCTCAGGTAACTATAGCAACTGCCATAATATTTTGTCATCGATTCTTTCTCCGACAATCTCATGCAAAGAACGACCGAAGG ACCATTGCAACGGTTTGCATGTTCCTTGCTGGGAAGGTTGAAGAGACTCCTCGGCCACTGAAGGACGTTATTCTTGTTTCTTATGAGATCATTCATAAGAAGGATCCTGCAGCTGCACAGAGGATTAAACAGAAG GAAGTGTATGAACaacaaaaagaattaattttacttGGTGAGAGGGTTGTGCTTGCCACTTTAGCTTTTGATCTGAATGTTCAACATCCTTATAAACCTCTTGTGGAGGCCATAAAGAAGTTCAATGTTGCAAAGAATGCCCTTGCTCAAGTGGCGTGGAACTTTGTTAATGATGG GCTGAGGACATCGCTCTGCCTGCAATTTAAGCCACATCATATTGCGGCAGGTGCCATTTTCCTTGCTGCCAAGTTCTTGAAAGTGAAGCTTCCATCAGATGGTGAGAAGGTTTGGTGGCAAGAGTTTGATGTCACCCCACGTCAATTAGAGG AAGTTAGCAATCAAATGCTGGAACTCTATGAGCAGAACAGAATTCCACCAGCACAGGGAAGTGAAGTAGAAGGAAGTGCTGGAGGAACAAGATCTGCTACAAAGGCTCCTGCGCTAAATGAGGACCAGGCGTCAAAGCAAATATCATCTCAAGCTCCCCAGCACTCATCTGTGGAAAGAACTGTGGTACCGCAAAGAGGAACTGAGAACCAAAGCAATGATGGAAGTGCAGAAATGGGCAGTGATATTACTGATCACAAGATGGACTTGGATAATAGGGAGTCTCAGAATTCGGAACAGTTGACTCAGAAAGAGAACAAGAGAGAAATGTCAAATAGATCTAAATCTGGCTCTGAACGAATAGTCGCAGGAGACCAAGAGAGAATGGTTGGGACTAAGGAGGGTGCAGAAGTTGGAAGGAGAGATGAATCAGCATTATACAATACTGGCAGCAATGGTGGTAGAAATATGGAGCGTCGCGAAGGCCCTATAAGTCATTCACCGAAAGAAGCAATCAAGATGATTGACAAAGATAAAGTAAAGGCTGCGATGGAGAAGAGGAGAAAGGAACGAGGGGAAATGACAGTAAAGAAAGATGTGATGGATGAGGATGATCTGATTGAGAGGGAACTAGAAGATGGAGTTGAATTGGCAGTTGAGGATGAGAAAAATAAGCGAGAGAGAAGACAGAACTGGTCAAAGCATGATGGTGAAGATCATCATGGGAAGAATCATGAGGAAAATAGAGATGGAAGACACACGAGCATGAAGGGGCAGTTTCAGAAAGACATGGATGAAGAGAATGCAGAGGAAGGGGAGATGATTGATGATGCTTCATCATCGTTGAACAATCGAAAGAGAAAAATGGGAAGCCCTCCTCCAGGGAAGCAACCAGAGATGAAAAAGCGGCCAGATTCCAGTTATCACAATGATCCTGCTGAATAA
- the LOC128195039 gene encoding secreted RxLR effector protein 161-like, which translates to MDPNQKLMRDQGELFSDLERYRRLVGKLIYLTITRPDLSYSVGIVSQFMQNPHVDHWNAVLRILRYIKGSPGQGLLYENKGNTRIEGYCDADWAGSPIDRRSTTGYCVLLGGNLVSWKSKKQNVVARSSAEAEYRSMALTTCELVWIRQLLQELKFCENEQMKLYCDNQAALHISSNPVFHERTKHIEIDCHFIREKLLSKELVTEFVNSNEQLGDILTKSLRGPRIQFICSKLGAYDLYAPA; encoded by the coding sequence atggatccaaatcaaaagttaatgagaGATCAGGGTGAACTCTTCTCAGACCTAGAGAGATATAGaaggctagttggaaaactcatCTATCTCACCATAACAAGACCCGACCTTTCTTATTCAGTTGGAAttgtgagtcaatttatgcaaaatccacatgttgatcattggaatgcagtgCTTCGCATTCTCAGATACATAAAAGGAAGCCCAGGACAGGGACTAttgtatgagaacaagggaaaCACTCGAAtcgaaggatattgtgatgcagattgggctggtagtccaattgatcgaagatcgactacaggatattgtgttttactcggtgggaaccttgtatcttggaaaagtaagaaacaaaatgttgttgcccgatctagtgctgaagctgaataccgatCTATGGCTCTAACTACATGCGAACTTGTGTGGATTAGacaacttcttcaagaattgaaattttgtgaaaatgagcaAATGAAACTGTACTGTGACAATCAAGCAGCTCTTCACATTTCTTCCAATCCTGTGTTTCATGAGAGAACGAAACACATAGAAATTGACTGTCATTTTATTAGGGAGAAGTTATTATCCAAGGAACTAGTTACTgaatttgtcaattctaatgaacaacttGGAGACATTCTGACCAAATCCCTAAGGGGGCCTAGAATTCAattcatatgttccaagcttggtgcatatgatttatatgctccagcttga